The following are encoded together in the Gorilla gorilla gorilla isolate KB3781 chromosome 14, NHGRI_mGorGor1-v2.1_pri, whole genome shotgun sequence genome:
- the LOC115932915 gene encoding carboxylesterase 4A-like has product MRWILCSSLTLCLMAQMALGALHTKRPQVVTNYGTLQGKQMHVGKTPIQVFLGVPFSRPPLGILRFAPPEPLEPWKGIRDATTYLPGCLQESWGQLASMYVSTREQYKWLRFSEDCLYLNVYAPARAPGDPQLPVMVWFPGGAFIVGAASSYEGSDLAAREKVVLVFLQHRLGIFGFLSTDDSHARGNWGLLDRMAALRWVQENIAAFGGDPGNVTLFGQSAGAMSISGLMMSPLVSDLFHRAISQSGTALFRLFITRNPLKVAKKVAHLAGCNHNSTQILVNCLRALSGAKVMRVSNKMRFLQLDFQRDPEEIIWSMSPVVDGVVIPDDPLVLLTQGQVSSVPYLLGVNNLEFNWLLPYIMKFPLNRQAMRKETITKMLCSTHTLLCGLLTRNITKEQVPLVVEEYLDNVNEHDWKMLRNRMMDIVQDATFVYATLQTAHYHRETPMMGICPAGHATTRMKNTCSWILPQEWA; this is encoded by the exons ATGAGGTGGATTCTGTGCTCGAGCCTCACCCTCTGCCTGATGGCGCAGATGGCCTTGG gTGCCTTGCACACCAAGAGGCCTCAAGTGGTCACCAATTATGGAACCCTGCAAGGAAAACAGATGCATGTGGGGAAGACACCCATCCAAGTCTTTTTAGGAGTCCCCTTCTCCAGACCTCCTCTAGGTATCCTCAGGTTTGCACCTCCAGAACCCCTGGAACCCTGGAAAGGAATCAGAGATGCTACCACCTACCTGCCTGG GTGCCTGCAGGAGTCCTGGGGCCAGCTGGCCTCGATGTACGTCAGCACGCGGGAACAGTACAAGTGGCTGCGCTTCAGCGAGGATTGTCTGTACCTGAACGTGTACGCGCCGGCGCGCGCGCCCGGGGATCCCCAGCTGCCA GTGATGGTCTGGTTCCCGGGAGGCGCCTTCATCGTGGGCGCTGCTTCTTCGTACGAGGGCTCTGACTTGGCCGCCCGCGAGAAAGTGGTGCTGGTGTTTCTGCAGCACAGGCTCGGCATCTTCGGCTTCCTGAG CACGGACGACAGCCACGCGCGCGGGAACTGGGGGCTGCTGGACCGGATGGCGGCTCTGCGCTGGGTGCAGGAGAACATCGCAGCCTTCGGGGGAGACCCAGGAAATGTGACCCTGTTCGGCCAGTCGGCGGGGGCCATGAGCATCTCAGGACTG ATGATGTCACCCCTAGTCTCAGATCTCTTCCATCGGGCCATTTCCCAGAGTGGCACCGCGTTATTCAGACTTTTCATCACTCGTAACCCACTGAAAGTGGCCAAG AAGGTTGCCCACCTGGCTGGATGCAACCACAACAGCACACAGATCCTGGTAAACTGCCTGAGGGCACTATCAGGGGCCAAGGTGATGCGTGTGTCCAACAAGATG AGATTCCTCCAACTGGACTTCCAGAGAGACCCTGAAGAG ATTATCTGGTCCATGAGCCCTGTGGTGGATGGTGTGGTGATCCCAGATGACCCTTTGGTGCTCCTGACCCAGGGGCAGGTTTCATCTGTGCCCTACCTTCTAGGTGTCAACAACCTGGAATTCAATTGGCTCTTGCCTTAC ATCATGAAGTTCCCGCTAAACCGGCAGGCGATGAGAAAGGAAACCATCACTAAGATGCTCTGCAGTACCCACACCCTGTTG TGTGGCCTCCTCACTCGGAATATCACCAAGGAGCAGGTACCACTTGTGGTGGAGGAGTACCTGGACAATGTCAATGAGCATGACTGGAAGATGCTACGAAACCGTATGATGGACATAGTTCAAGATGCCACTTTCGTATACGCCACACTGCAGACTGCTCACTACCACCGAG AAACCCCAATGATGGGAATCTGCCCTGCTGGCCACGCTACAACAAGGATGAAAAATACCTGCAGCTGGATTTTACCACAAGAGTGGGCATGA